From Tautonia marina:
CTTCACCGGCCGATCTTCCCGATGACGCTCCGAGTAAATCTCTCGGTAGCACAGGTAATAATCACTCCACGCGCCGTTCCAGTGCCTCGGGTCGATGATGATCCCCAGATCGTCCCGAGCGCACACCACTTCCGCCTCGTGGTCCATGTTCTCCCAGAACCAGCTCGCAAACTCCCGGGCCTGCAAATCGCGCCGGAGCTTGTACGGATGCACCACGGTCACGATCACAAAGACCACCGCCAGGGCCGCATGGGCGACCAGCGCGATCCGAACAGACCGTTGCCGTCGCACCGGGTTCTGAATTCGCCGCAGCAGACTCGATAGCCCCTGGCCTGCCAGAAGGCAGACTGCCGGCACGATGAATTGCATCGTGCGCGGCTTCTCGCCGTACGGATACCGCTGCAAGACCGCGGCTGCAAAGCAGAGTGCCAGCGGGGCCAGGCAAACCACCACCAACGTCCGATGGCCTCGGAGCCAGAGCGCCCGAGCCCCGGCCACGACACACAGGGCGGTCAGTACGCTCCCACCGTAGGGAGCCCCGATCGGATAGGCAAACAGCATCCCCGTGTGCGTTCCGACGAGCCAACCGAAGACCCGAACCGGATGATCCATCGGCGGAAAGGCATCGGCCCAGTACTGATCCAGGTACGCCCGAACACCCGGCTCAATCTGATACATCGGCAGCAGCACGGCGAACATCGTGGCCGGAATCACCAGCAACGTCAGGTACGCCGCCCAGGTCCCGACACCTCCTCTCCGAGCCACCGGAGCCGCAAGCCCCAGACAGACCCCGCCGATCACAAACACCGACGGAAATGAAAGGGGAATCGCCAGCACCGCCACCACCGCCAACGCCCAGAGCCACCCAACCCGCTCCGGACTGCGCAGCCACTCCAACGTAATCGCCAGTAAGCTTAACGCAAGGAACAGGTCGCTCGCATACGGCTTCACCTCCGAGCCGAACCCGAGCGGCCACCACGAAACCGCGAAGATCGCCACGGCAAACAGCAAGGCGTACCCGCTCAGCAATCGCCCCGCCAGATGCCGGAACACCAGCACGCTCGCCAGCGCGCACAGCAACGGCACCAGCCGAAGCGACCAGGTCGAGAACCCGATCAGTTGGATCACCCCGGTCTCCACCAGCAGGAATCCCACCGGCGCCGTCTGCGCATAGCGCAAGGGTCCGAAAAACCCGGCCTCGCCATCCGCCAGGGCGATCAGGTTCGCGGCCAGCCTCGATTCATCACACCAGAGCGGAAAATCCGACAGGTATCGAAAGAGTCGAAGCCCCAGCCCAAGCAACACGAACCCGAGCGTTGCCCTTCGAATCAGGGCAGGATTGCCGAACAACTCACCCTCGGTTGAGTTCGGAACGCCCTGAGATTCTTGACGAGCCAATTCTGTCAGCGTGGTGATGTTTCGCAGCATGACTGAGCACAGACATCAGGTGATGTGAGAGGATCTCCTTTCGACCGTCTCGGTAACCCCATCGGCACCTGTTTGAAACGATCCGAGCGACTGAAGTCCTCCCCGGCGAAGCAGATCGAGGCAACCGCTCCTGTTCCCGAAACGTTCGAACCCTCTCGCGTCGGACGATCGCAAGGCAAGCCGGAATCCTTCCCGTCACGTCCTATGGGCCTCGAACGGCTTATCAGGTTGCTTCGACCACCCGATCGCCGGAACTTCATTGGTTCGACCTCGACTCGAAGTCAGTCCCCGTCATCTCCGGTCGACTCCGCGAAATGCCCCTTCGTGGTCCCGACTTCCGCCCCCTACTGGGTTGACTTCCCCATTCCCTAAACCGATCCGGACACCTCGTCCAGTTCATTCTCATCGAAAAATGCGCCATCAACGTCCTCCAGATCACCCTTTGCCCCCCATCTCACCCAACCTCCCACGGCTGCCCCAGTGCGATCGACCCGCTTCAACCGGTCGTGAGCCCCCTGCCTCCTTCGCCTCGCTCTCCGTCCATTGGTCCGCTCATCGTTCAAAAAAAATTCCCCCACGCCCCACAATAAAGTCACTACAACCTCCCCATTTTCACGATGCTAACTCTGAGGGGATGATCTCGGCTGCTGCGCGGAGGCTCTGCTGAACACTCGCAAGATGAATCAATCGCGCTACCACGCACCCTTCCATGAAATTCTGAGCGTCCGATGACCCGCCCCGACCGCGCGACTCGTTCCGAGACGCTTCAAACCCGAATCCATCCTCCTCCGCGCGACCTCAGAGAGCCCTTGAGCAAGCCCCGATCGAGGTTTCGCCCCCTGTCCTGCACCCCGAACGTGCGACCAATCCTGGAGAAGTCATCATGGACCCCGCAACCACAAACCGCCGCGCCGAAGCCAACCGCCGCAACGCTCAGAAATCCACCGGCCCGAAAACCGCCGAAGGCAAGGCCCGATCGCGCCGCAATGCCCTCCGGCATGGTCTGGCCGCCGAGGTTCTTGTCCCCGAAGCCGACCGCGGCGCCGTAGCCGCCGCCGTCGCCGAATGGAACCACGAGGTCTGGCCCGAGAACGTTGCCGAGCGAGCCGTCATCCGCCGCATGGCCGTTGCCGATGTTCGCCTTCAGCGCTGTGAGCAGGCGACCGAGCAGAACCTCGAATCCACCGCCCGATCGGCCGTCGATCGCTGGCGGCTCCGCAAGCAGAATGCCGCCCGCAAGCGTGCCTGCGCCCTGAAAACGGATCCCCTCAATACCCTCCTCGATCTCGAAGACTCCGCCTTCGGCTGCGAATGGCTCATTCGTCGCTGGTCGGCCCTCGACCGGGTGCTGGAGCAAGGTCTCGGCTGGTCCGACGACGACCGCGAAACCAGCATGCGCCTGATCGGCTACGTCCCCGTCGCTCCCGGTCCCGACGGCGCTCCCGAGGCCCGGCAGATGTGGCGGCTCGGCCGTCTCGCGTCCGGCCTGGAGGTCGAACCCCTCGAAGACGGCGAGCCCAACGACCCGGCCGCAGCCCGGCTCGCCCTCCGCGCGCTGATTGCCGATCGGCTCACCAGCTCGAACAACGAGCCGTCGCCTCCTGGGACGCCGTCGAAGGGCCGGAACGCGCCGCGGTCATCGCTCGCAGTCTCTCTGGCGACGATGGCCCCGAGGCCCAGCTTCGCCACCGCTACGACCGTGACGCCCAGAACGCCCTGCTCCGCTCCATCACCATGCTCATCCGCATCCGGAAGCGGCGCGACGAGCTGGCCGAGCACCACCGCAAGCAGGCCCGCGACCACCAGATCGAGCGGATCAACGTCGGCGGCGGCTGGTGGCGCGAGAAAGACGCCAACGCCTCCCCTCCTGGCTA
This genomic window contains:
- a CDS encoding DUF6541 family protein, whose amino-acid sequence is MFGNPALIRRATLGFVLLGLGLRLFRYLSDFPLWCDESRLAANLIALADGEAGFFGPLRYAQTAPVGFLLVETGVIQLIGFSTWSLRLVPLLCALASVLVFRHLAGRLLSGYALLFAVAIFAVSWWPLGFGSEVKPYASDLFLALSLLAITLEWLRSPERVGWLWALAVVAVLAIPLSFPSVFVIGGVCLGLAAPVARRGGVGTWAAYLTLLVIPATMFAVLLPMYQIEPGVRAYLDQYWADAFPPMDHPVRVFGWLVGTHTGMLFAYPIGAPYGGSVLTALCVVAGARALWLRGHRTLVVVCLAPLALCFAAAVLQRYPYGEKPRTMQFIVPAVCLLAGQGLSSLLRRIQNPVRRQRSVRIALVAHAALAVVFVIVTVVHPYKLRRDLQAREFASWFWENMDHEAEVVCARDDLGIIIDPRHWNGAWSDYYLCYREIYSERHREDRPVKFERITKENPLKCVFFYERPDGAPVFEDWMKEMKQSFVLRDVEEYKVRGWDPGAPDFETNYYVYEFIPRRGVIDSEIPVMASRSAEPWRTRND